CGCTTCACCATGGGGCCCTGGTACGGCAGCTCCTCGCCGTCGCGGGTGATCTGGAAGACGGTGCCCAGGATGCCCTCCAGCGGCGTCTGCCACTTGAGCACCCAGACCGGGGACTCCGAGCGGTTGGTGAGCTTGAAGAGGACTTCAATGGGCTCGCCCGCCTTCGCCTTCGGTTGGACGCTGAGGGCGCACTCCAGCTTCGGGGTCGTCATGGCGGTGGGCTCCTTCGCGGGCTCGGCGGCGGGGGGCGGTGTCGCGGCGACGGGGGCCTGCTGTTGCGCGGGGGCCTCCGCGGGCTTCGGGGTACAGGCGGTGACACCGGCGGCGGTGAGCACCGCGAGCCATGCGAGGTTGCTTCGTCCCATGCCCATGACGTGACGCTCCTTGAGTGCGTACGGCGAAAAAAAGAAGAGGGGCGCGAGCCCATGTGGCCCGCGCCCCTGGAATCAACGGCCCGCCGTCACCTTACGGCAGCGAGGGGTTGTTCTCCGCGAAGTATTCGTGGCTGTCCGCGTTGTCACGCGCGCGCGTGGAGTTGGACTTGGCCAGGTTCTTCGCTGCCGTCTGGCCGTAGGCCCAGTCGTCCGTGCCGGCCACGACGGTGAAGTGGCTCATCTCGTGGACCAGCGTGCCCGCGCGCGAGTCCGTGCCCGTGTTGGGGGCGCTCCAGAAGGCGCCGCACACGTAGATCTTGTACGGCGAGGACGGGTACACGTACGCGTACGTCCCGCTGTCGTTGCAGCTGCAGTCCACGACGACGTTGGCGGACGCGAACGCGTTCTTGATGTTGTTGAAGTGCGTCTTGATGGTGCTCCAGCCGCTGCTGGAGTACGTGCCGAACCAGGTGGTGTAGCGGCTGGTCGCGGACGGCGTGCCGCTCAGGTACGAGTACGCGTTGTTGGAGTACGTCTTGGCGCTGTTGTACGCGTTGGTGATGGTGGTCTGCTCGGAGCTGGTGCAGGCCCCGGAGTAGGACAGGCCCTGCGCCGTCACCGTGCCCATCGCCTCCGCGCCATCGCGGCGGGTGTCGCGGCCCTCGATGAAGAGGCTGACCGAGTTGGACGACAGCGCCGTCACGCCCGCGCGCGCCTCCAGCTCGTAGCGGAGGGTGTACGTCCCGGAGACGGACAGGTCATACGCGTCCGACACGACGACCGGACCGGAGATGCTCTGGCCGGGGGCAATCGTGATCAGGTCCTCGGCGCGGCCCATCACGCGCTTGAAGTGCGCGCCCGTGTACTCCACCGGCTGGCCGTCGCGGGACACCGACAGGCGGCCCTCGTTGAGGCCCTCGCCCGGCGCGTCCCACTTGTAGAGGCTCACCGGCGCGGAGGAGGTGTTCGTCAGCGTCACCTCCACCGTCACGCGGTCGCTGGCGGCCATGGAGGCCTTGCCCGCGGTGACCTGCGCCGTCAGGGCGCCCTGGGCCTGCTCCGTGGCCTCGGCCGGGGTCTGCTCACCCTCCGCCGGAGGAGCGCCGCAACCGCTCAGCAGGGAAACGCCGACCACCGTGCCCATCAGCCACTTGAAACCGCGAAGGCTCTTGCTCACGAGGAACTTCCTTTCGGAAACGACGCGACGAAAAAACACCCAAGGGGGAATGCCCGGGTCCGCATGCTTATAGGGGAAACCGGGCCCGCTGATGATGGCACGAAATACTGTGAAATAAACGCCTACCGGCTATCCGGGTTCACGCCGCGTCGCGGCCAGACGTGGCCTGGAGCGTTAGTCTTCACGCGGCACGCATTGCGTGTGGCACCAACCAGGACACAGCGAAGGGGTGGCGGACGATGCGCGCGGTGGTGTTCGAGCACGAGGAGCACGAGGGGCCCGGCCTGCTGGGGCCGGCGCTGGAGGCGGCGGGCTTCACGCTGGTGCGGCGCTTCCGGACGGTGAAGCGCGAGGACGTGGACGCGCCGCTGGTGGTGGTGATGGGGGGACCCATGGGCGTGTACGAGGCGGACGCCCATCCGTTCCTGAATGAAGAGCTGGCGTTGCTGGGAGAGCGGCTGGCGACTGACCGCGCGTGCGTGGGCGTGTGTCTGGGTGCGCAGCTGTTGGCGGCGGCGGCGGGCGCGACGGTGTCGCCGGGGAAGAACGGCTTCGAGGTGGGCGTGGGGCCGGTGCGCTGGACGCAGGACGCGCTGAAGGACCCGGTGGTGGCGGGGGTGAAGGCGCGCACGGCGGTGGCGCACTGGCATGGGGACACGTACACGCCGGTGCCCGGCGCGACGCTGCTCGCGTCCACGGACCGGTACACGCAGCAGGCCTTCCGGCTGGGGAAGTCGTATGGCTTCCAGTTCCACCTGGAGCTGACGGCGCGCGAGCTGGGGCGCTGGCTGGAGCTGGGGGCGGAGGACCTGGTGACGCGGGGCAAGGACCTGGCGGCGCTGAAGGCGCAGCTGCCCAAGCTGCAGGCGGCGGAGGTGGAGAACACGGAGCTGCTGCACCGGCTCGCGCATCAGCTGGCGAAGGGCCTACGCTGACGGCGGTCCAGGGAAGGGGCCGGACGCCATGAAGCTGACCCGTCTGCACGTCCACCACTACCGAGGGCTCGCGCCGGACACGGCGCTGACGTTCGGCCCTGCCCTGAACGTGGTGGTGGGCGCGACGGGCAGCGGACGCACGACGCTGCTGGAGCTGGTGTCCGCGGTGCTGTGCTCGGACTTCTCCGGCCTCCTGCGGGAGCCGTTCGCGCTGGACTACGCGCTGCGCTTCGACGCGCTGACCGTGGACGTGGCCGTGCGCAACGAGCCGCCCGCGGCGCTGCCCGCGAATGCCGGGGAGGGCGGCCCGGGGGATGCCCTGGCGCTGCCGCCCGCGGCGTTGGCGCACGGGCTGCTGCCCTCCATCGTGGCGACGGTGCGGTGGGATGCGGCGGAGGACGCGCGGCTCGTCATGCGCGCCAGCGCCACGGGCTTCGCGTGCGAGGTCGCGGGCGCGGCCGGCTTCTCCAAGCGCATGCACTGGTCGGTGTTGGACCGCTCCGTGTGGACGCTGCTCTTCATGGCCGCGCAGTACCTGGAGCGCGGCGTGAAGGACCGGCTGAAGGACCTGCTCCGGGAGACGTTCCTGCTGGCGCCGCCGCGCTTCGACGAAGCGCTGGGCATGTTCGAGCGCATTGGCGCCATCCGCTACGCGATGGAGCAGCGCGGTGAGGAGCTGTTCCCGCTGGGCCTCATGGCGCTGCCCACGTGGATGCCCGGCTGGCTGCGCGAACAGGTGGAGCGCGAGCCCGTGCCGCCGTCGCTGCTCCTGCGCCACGATGCGCTGCCCCAGGGCTTCCTCGCGCGCTTCGTGACGCTGGCGGGGTTCGCCTCCGGCACGCTCACGGTGGACGTGACCGAGACGACGCCCCTGTCCCAGGGCGGGCGGCTGGGCTTCAGCGGCTTCCGCTTCGCGTTCGTGCGCCCGGACGGCACGCCGGTGGCGCAGGAGCAGCTGGGCCATGGCCAGAAGCGGCTCTTGTCCTTCCTCTACTACCTGGACGTGCACGGAGCCTTCGTCATCGCGGACGAGCTGGCGGACGGCCTGCACCCGGACCTGGTGCGCGCGTGCGTGCGGGACATGGGGGCGCGGCAGGCCTTCGTCACCAGCCAGAACCCGCTCCTGTTGGAGCAGCTGGAGTTCACCCACGCGGAGCAGCTGCGCACGTCGTTGATCCGCTGCGAGGTGGGGGGCGGGCCTGGGCGATGGCGGTGGATGCAGCCCACGCCGGAGGAGGCCGCGCGGTGGTTCGACGCGTACCTCGCGGGAACCGTGCCGCTGGGCGCGGTGCTGCGCGCCCAGGGCTTCGGGTGACCGTCAGGGCGCCGTCGAGCCCTTGAAGAGGAAGTCGTCGTCGAAGCCGCGCGAGACCAGGGGCCTTCCCAGGTGGAGGGTGCCGGAGAAGTAGCCGATCCCCACGAACGCGCGCTGCTTGTTCACCGCGACGTCCCTGAAGAAGGGGCGCCCGGTCGAGGTGTACGTGCGCCGCCACTGCTGCTGACCCTCGATGCGCTCCAGCCTCGCGGTGAAGAGCGTGTAGCCGGAGGCCGTGTCCGGCTCGATGGAGGCACCGCCCACGACCACGGCGTCGTCCTCGGCCATGGCGACCGCGCCCACGGCTTGCGGGTAGCCGCGTGCCCATCGCTCTTCGCCGGCCCGGGTCCACGCGACGAGGAAGCCGGCGCCGGAGACCGGGGGCGTCACCGTCTGGCCCCGGAACGTGAAGGCGCTGCTGAACTGGCCGCCCACCACCACCCGGTTGCCGTGCACGGCGATGCTCGCGGCTCCTCCCGACGCGCCCACCAGCGACCGGGTCCACACCACCGTGCCCGAGGGGTCCACCTTCCAGACCTCCGGGTCGGGGTACAGGATGCCCGCGAAGTAGAAGGCGTCCGCTTCATCCACCGCGACGCTGGCGCCGACGCTCAGGATCAACTGCTCGCGCACGGTCCACTGCGCCACGCCAGCGGCGTTGAACCTGGTGAGGAAGGCGGTCTCGACGTCCGTCACCTGCGAGGAGTTGGGTCCCAGGCCGAAGTCCACCGTGCGGAAGGCGGTGCCCGCCATGGCGATGCCGTCCTGCGAGTCGGTGACCAGGTCCCGGGGATCGACGCTGCCCGTGAAGTGCCGGGCCCACTGGAACTGCCCCGTCTTGCGCAGCTTCAGCAGGAAGGCGCCCGCCGGTTGGAGTCCCCCGCCCAGGTCGATGGGCTCGTTCGAGCTCCCCGCGACGAGCACGTTGCGCTCGCGGTCCACCGTGAGCGCCACCGCGTTGACGAAGTTCTGTCCGCCGGGAGGAAGCACACCCTCGTAGGCGCGGGTCCACAGGAGCGCGCCGGCCGTCGTGTACTTCGCTACCGCGAAGCCGAAGCTGTCCGGGTTCCCGGAACCGACGGGGCCCGCGCCCAGGTCCACGCTGCCTTGATAGAGGAACAGCGCGAGGATGTTGCCGTCGCGGTCGAAGGCCACGGCGTGGGCCTGGTCGAACCGGGGGGAGCCCAGGTGCTTCACCCAGGCGAAGTCGCCCCCGGTGAGTGCCGCCTCCTGTGTCCGCGGGGAGGCCTCCGGCGCATTCGAGGGGCCGCACCCTCCGAGCGTCATCACCATCATGACGCTGCCCAGAAGCCAACCGACCCTCACCCTTTGAGTCATTCCCATGCGCACCCCCGGCTGTCCCAACGACAGACGGTGCGAGTTAGGAATGCTCCCCGCGCCGGGACACTGCCCCCGGGGGCAATCCGGGTTTGACGAAGGGTCAGTCCGTGACGGCGCGCTTCAACGGCCGGAGAGCAGCTCCGTGGTGAAGGAGAAGCCGCCCAGCAGGTAGGGCATGGCGTTCACCCGGTTCTCATGCTTGAGGTACCAGCCGGCGATGAGCAGCGCGGTGGGCTTGCTCATGAATCCGCCCGGTTTGGTGTCAAAGGCATACGCGACGAGCGGGCCCACGCGGATGTGCTCGTTGGAGGGGAGCGTGCGGCCGGGCAGCGGATCCACCGCGCTGGTGTCCTCGTCGTAGCGGGGCCACACCGCGGAGAGCCGGGCGCCCAGCGTCCACTTCCCGGCCAGCCAGAGCAGGTCCGTGTCGTTGGCGAGCACCCAGCCCTTGCCGGGCACCAGCGTGTCCAGCGTCGGGTCGTAGAACGTGCCGCGGGCCCCGCCGTCGCGCAGCGCCACGTTCCAGTACTCGATGGCCAGCTTCGTGCGCAGCGCCACGGACTTCACCTTCGCCTGGAGCATGGGCTCCACGAAGAAGTGGTGCCCCGAGGTGCCGTAGGCGGCGTCGTTGGTCGCGCTGCGCAGGTCGTCGTCGTAGGGCTGGAAGGAGTCCGGATAGGACTGGACGCTGCCGAACGTGCCAAAGAACTGCACGTACTCGTAGCCGGCGCGGAGGTTGAAGAGGGCCAGCGGCTGCAGCTCCACCGTGGGGCCCACCTTGAAGAACGCGGGGCTCAGCTTGAGGCTCGCGCCGGCGCTGGCGTACGTGTCGCGCAGGAGCAGGGACGGGCTGTCGAAGAGGCGCTTCTGGTAGACGAGCCGGTTCTGCGACTCGAGCCCCAGCGGGTTGTAGCGGACCACGTTGAGGGTGGTGAAGTAGACGCGGCTGTCGGGCAGGGGCGGCTGCACCGGGGGCGGCACGTCCTCCGTGATGGGCGGCTGGGGCTGCTGCGCGGCCACGGGCGCGCCCAGGCCCAGGAGGGCGAGGAGCGCGGCGCGCGTGAGCGCCTTCGACAGAAACGGGGAGCGGACAGGCGTCGGGCGCTGCGGGAACACGTTCGCGGGCATGCGTCCTCTCGGAGGCGTCCGCGCGAGCGGCCCCCGGGCAAGGGCCACCCGTCGCGGGCGGCGGGAGCGTCGTGCACCTGACGTGGGCGCTTCAAGACGCACCAGGACGAAGCCGGATGACACCCGGCGTCACCGGCGGGTTCACGGCTCACGGGCAGGGGCTTTCAGAACGTGAGCTGGAAGCGGGACAGGAGGGCGTTCTCCGGAGCGCGGTCACCGCCGTCCGGGGCGCCGCCCTCGAAGTTCGTGCGGTGGAAGTTCAGGGCGAAGCGCACGCGCCGGTTGAAGGCGAACGTCGTGGCGACGCCGAAGCCCTTCGCCGTGCTCACGGACCGCGCGGGGTTGGCGAAGCGGGGGAAGGCGGCGTCGTCCAGGTCCAGCGCGTGGTAGCGCGCCGCCACCTCCAGCGCGCCGCCCGTGAGCGTCTTCGGGTCGAACGGAGTCGTGGGCCGGGCGCCTTCGAAAGACGCCTTCCCGCCAAACACCCACGACACCGCCGTCTGCCAGGCGTGGTGGTGCAGCCGCGCGCGCGCATCCGCGATTCGAAC
The sequence above is drawn from the Corallococcus sp. NCRR genome and encodes:
- a CDS encoding protease; translation: MGMGRSNLAWLAVLTAAGVTACTPKPAEAPAQQQAPVAATPPPAAEPAKEPTAMTTPKLECALSVQPKAKAGEPIEVLFKLTNRSESPVWVLKWQTPLEGILGTVFQITRDGEELPYQGPMVKRAAPSADSYAAIAPGATVENTVEVTQAWDFKKPGTYRITFRDALMDVATRKEDVPRAGGEYQSTPVTCAPVDVTVAAR
- a CDS encoding M35 family metallo-endopeptidase encodes the protein MSKSLRGFKWLMGTVVGVSLLSGCGAPPAEGEQTPAEATEQAQGALTAQVTAGKASMAASDRVTVEVTLTNTSSAPVSLYKWDAPGEGLNEGRLSVSRDGQPVEYTGAHFKRVMGRAEDLITIAPGQSISGPVVVSDAYDLSVSGTYTLRYELEARAGVTALSSNSVSLFIEGRDTRRDGAEAMGTVTAQGLSYSGACTSSEQTTITNAYNSAKTYSNNAYSYLSGTPSATSRYTTWFGTYSSSGWSTIKTHFNNIKNAFASANVVVDCSCNDSGTYAYVYPSSPYKIYVCGAFWSAPNTGTDSRAGTLVHEMSHFTVVAGTDDWAYGQTAAKNLAKSNSTRARDNADSHEYFAENNPSLP
- a CDS encoding glutamine amidotransferase-related protein — protein: MRAVVFEHEEHEGPGLLGPALEAAGFTLVRRFRTVKREDVDAPLVVVMGGPMGVYEADAHPFLNEELALLGERLATDRACVGVCLGAQLLAAAAGATVSPGKNGFEVGVGPVRWTQDALKDPVVAGVKARTAVAHWHGDTYTPVPGATLLASTDRYTQQAFRLGKSYGFQFHLELTARELGRWLELGAEDLVTRGKDLAALKAQLPKLQAAEVENTELLHRLAHQLAKGLR
- a CDS encoding AAA family ATPase, whose amino-acid sequence is MKLTRLHVHHYRGLAPDTALTFGPALNVVVGATGSGRTTLLELVSAVLCSDFSGLLREPFALDYALRFDALTVDVAVRNEPPAALPANAGEGGPGDALALPPAALAHGLLPSIVATVRWDAAEDARLVMRASATGFACEVAGAAGFSKRMHWSVLDRSVWTLLFMAAQYLERGVKDRLKDLLRETFLLAPPRFDEALGMFERIGAIRYAMEQRGEELFPLGLMALPTWMPGWLREQVEREPVPPSLLLRHDALPQGFLARFVTLAGFASGTLTVDVTETTPLSQGGRLGFSGFRFAFVRPDGTPVAQEQLGHGQKRLLSFLYYLDVHGAFVIADELADGLHPDLVRACVRDMGARQAFVTSQNPLLLEQLEFTHAEQLRTSLIRCEVGGGPGRWRWMQPTPEEAARWFDAYLAGTVPLGAVLRAQGFG